In Prochlorococcus marinus XMU1411, one genomic interval encodes:
- a CDS encoding DUF3804 family protein, which translates to MSNTKAIEDLINGYATSEDSSFLIPNVTEDFLAVRPSGNPISAKGLVGMFDSKDLVAESSELIKTHKIEIYGEIAYAVFTLNEIFSYKGNQNKDLSTYTCIFKNVNGTWKYSWMQRSQGTTDMKTWE; encoded by the coding sequence ATGTCAAATACTAAAGCCATAGAAGATTTAATTAATGGTTATGCAACCAGTGAAGATTCTTCTTTTCTAATACCAAACGTAACTGAGGATTTTTTAGCTGTAAGACCAAGTGGAAATCCAATATCTGCTAAGGGATTAGTGGGAATGTTTGATAGTAAAGACTTAGTTGCAGAATCATCAGAACTAATCAAAACCCACAAAATTGAAATTTACGGTGAAATAGCTTACGCAGTTTTCACTTTAAATGAAATCTTCAGTTATAAAGGAAATCAAAATAAAGATCTTTCAACTTACACGTGTATTTTTAAAAATGTAAATGGTACTTGGAAATATTCTTGGATGCAAAGATCACAAGGAACTACTGATATGAAAACTTGGGAATAA
- a CDS encoding EVE domain-containing protein: MPQQEPSYWLMKSEPDAYSIDTLKNDVVTLWDGIRNYQARNFMRKMNKGDKVFFYHSNCKPPGIVGLMEVIDLNIIDPTQFEKDSKYFDPKSKPDNPRWDCVKVKYISKSSKILSLPELKILFNEDELLVVKKGNRLSILPVRNDIAKKLLKKI; the protein is encoded by the coding sequence ATGCCACAACAGGAACCTAGCTACTGGCTAATGAAGAGTGAGCCTGATGCTTATAGCATAGATACTTTAAAAAATGATGTAGTAACTCTATGGGATGGAATTAGAAATTATCAAGCTAGAAACTTTATGAGAAAAATGAATAAAGGAGATAAAGTTTTTTTCTATCATTCAAACTGTAAACCTCCTGGTATTGTTGGACTTATGGAGGTAATAGATCTAAATATTATTGATCCTACACAATTTGAAAAGGATTCAAAGTATTTTGATCCAAAATCTAAGCCTGATAATCCAAGATGGGATTGTGTAAAAGTAAAGTATATTTCCAAATCAAGTAAGATTCTTAGTTTACCTGAATTAAAGATTTTATTTAATGAAGATGAGTTATTAGTTGTAAAAAAAGGGAATAGGTTGTCTATATTACCTGTCCGAAATGATATTGCAAAAAAATTACTTAAAAAAATATAA
- a CDS encoding DUF2811 domain-containing protein yields MQDLNYESNPKVFNQKDEVISLKCELQENLQKAMKEFVEEHPNWDQYRILQAAIAGFLMQKGFQNRDLTRLYIGNMFSMNFKD; encoded by the coding sequence ATGCAAGATTTAAATTACGAGAGCAATCCAAAAGTATTTAATCAGAAAGATGAAGTAATTAGTTTAAAATGTGAGCTTCAAGAAAATCTTCAAAAAGCTATGAAAGAATTTGTTGAGGAACATCCTAACTGGGATCAATACAGGATACTTCAAGCTGCTATCGCAGGATTTCTAATGCAGAAAGGATTTCAAAATAGAGATTTAACGAGACTATATATTGGAAATATGTTTTCAATGAATTTTAAAGACTAA
- a CDS encoding cupin domain-containing protein, whose product MIKNLFIAIAFALMLINPNISIAAESPVDVQEVFVGSETMDGDALKYPKGKAEIRLQRVELAEGGIVPLHSHPIPLLGNVEQGTIVVKRQGMEDLTYTAGDTFIVGPKTPKHTMGNAKTDNAIVWFAAIGAKDVPILIPAEG is encoded by the coding sequence ATGATTAAGAATTTATTCATAGCAATAGCTTTTGCTTTGATGCTCATCAACCCAAATATTTCTATAGCTGCCGAATCGCCTGTAGATGTACAAGAAGTCTTTGTAGGTTCTGAAACTATGGATGGTGATGCTCTTAAATATCCAAAAGGAAAAGCAGAAATAAGATTACAAAGAGTCGAATTAGCTGAGGGAGGGATAGTCCCGCTTCACTCTCATCCAATTCCATTATTAGGTAATGTTGAGCAAGGTACAATTGTTGTCAAAAGACAAGGTATGGAAGATCTTACCTATACAGCAGGGGATACATTTATAGTTGGTCCAAAGACACCAAAACATACAATGGGTAATGCAAAAACCGATAATGCAATAGTTTGGTTCGCAGCTATTGGAGCAAAAGATGTCCCAATTCTAATCCCTGCAGAAGGATAA